The Terriglobales bacterium genome has a window encoding:
- a CDS encoding methyl-accepting chemotaxis protein — MSHEWTFQKKVVGGFVVMVCVAVVTALVAIYALRAVITSKDAVLSIHANGLIDAAKLDAAIDEQVAGFRAYVVSPEERFLKQWDQGRNQSLLLLDEFSRRTLTDDGNRLVAEIRKSQQQLAELQERAIRMRNTKAGLEGATQIMLHDAIPIRERLGQQTQNYVELNQRLLEEAKQRSTADATSAMRLVIALACFAVLFATVTAFFLSRALTRQVGSAVQHVQSSSAELQSTANQQATGARETASAMSEVTTTMGELLVTTRQISESAQRVAHMAQETASAAHSGDEMVAKMQEAIGEIRQQVDEIVSHMLDLGRKSQQIGGILDIINELAEQTNILSINATIEAAGAGEAGKRFAVVGDEIRKLADRVSGSTKEIRGLVEEIRGAVNTTVLATEGGSKAVDVGLRHFEDVNKSFKQITSLVGTTTEAAQEIELGTKQQTTAVEQVNSAIAGAAQAARETETSTSQTLQTATQLAHLSHDLSQIVRAHAAAA, encoded by the coding sequence ATGAGTCATGAATGGACTTTCCAGAAGAAAGTGGTCGGCGGTTTCGTAGTCATGGTTTGTGTGGCCGTGGTTACAGCCCTGGTGGCCATATATGCGCTGCGTGCGGTCATAACCAGCAAGGACGCCGTTCTCAGCATCCACGCCAACGGGTTAATTGATGCCGCGAAGCTGGACGCCGCCATAGATGAGCAGGTCGCCGGCTTCCGTGCGTACGTGGTGTCGCCGGAGGAACGGTTTCTCAAACAATGGGACCAGGGCCGCAATCAATCTTTGCTGTTGCTCGACGAATTCTCGCGCCGAACCCTCACCGACGACGGCAACCGCCTGGTGGCGGAGATCCGAAAATCGCAGCAGCAACTGGCGGAACTTCAAGAGCGTGCCATCCGCATGCGAAACACGAAGGCCGGCCTGGAAGGGGCCACTCAGATCATGCTCCACGATGCCATCCCCATCCGGGAGCGGCTCGGGCAGCAAACCCAGAACTACGTCGAATTGAATCAGCGCCTGCTGGAAGAAGCCAAACAGAGATCTACGGCTGATGCTACGTCGGCGATGCGGCTGGTGATCGCGCTGGCGTGCTTTGCGGTGTTGTTCGCGACGGTGACCGCGTTTTTCCTCTCCCGGGCCTTGACCCGCCAGGTGGGCTCGGCGGTGCAGCACGTGCAGAGCTCTTCGGCCGAACTCCAGAGCACGGCCAACCAGCAGGCCACGGGAGCGCGCGAAACCGCGAGCGCGATGAGCGAGGTCACGACAACGATGGGCGAACTTCTGGTCACCACGCGACAGATTTCGGAAAGCGCGCAGCGGGTGGCCCATATGGCCCAAGAGACCGCGTCGGCAGCGCATTCGGGCGACGAGATGGTCGCGAAGATGCAAGAAGCAATCGGAGAGATCCGGCAACAGGTGGACGAGATCGTGAGCCACATGCTGGACCTGGGGAGGAAGTCGCAGCAAATCGGCGGCATCCTGGACATCATCAATGAACTGGCGGAGCAGACCAACATCCTGTCGATCAACGCGACAATCGAGGCGGCGGGGGCGGGGGAGGCTGGCAAGCGGTTCGCGGTGGTGGGAGACGAAATCCGCAAGCTGGCAGACCGGGTCAGCGGGTCCACCAAGGAGATCCGCGGGCTGGTCGAGGAGATCCGCGGCGCGGTCAATACGACGGTACTGGCCACCGAAGGGGGCTCCAAGGCGGTGGATGTCGGGCTCCGCCACTTCGAAGACGTGAACAAGAGCTTCAAACAGATCACCAGTCTGGTGGGGACCACAACCGAAGCGGCGCAGGAAATCGAGCTCGGCACCAAGCAGCAGACGACCGCGGTGGAACAGGTCAACAGCGCGATTGCGGGGGCGGCCCAGGCAGCGCGCGAGACGGAGACCAGCACCAGCCAGACGCTGCAGACGGCAACCCAGCTGGCGCACCTGTCGCATGACCTGTCTCAGATCGTGCGCGCGCACGCAGCCGCCGCGTAG
- a CDS encoding response regulator produces the protein MARDIYKYFRVEARELLEELTRIALEAEKGTVAPALMTRLLRAAHTLKGAAQVVHQGEIAEAAHAIEGVFSPYRESGGPVSKEQAREAVRLLDGIGARLEELGSPPAQHARPAGPCNSASEVPDSVRVDVEEVEALLASLTEVGTEMRKIRPAAALSNRARELAMSLAHEASPTAHAFVSRTHALGEEVAEACTRLEREVTSALEKTERELAQAQARANRLRLLPVSTIVPALARTARDAAQAVGKAVDFRASGEELRLDADVLAVVQHGLLQLVRNAVAHGIESPEARTRAGKAPRGVVELRAERKAGRMVFACRDDGGGIDLAAIRSVAVRKGVVTAGEAESVNVTQAVDLLLKGGFSTSGQVTGIAGRGIGLDILRDAAVRLKGEVSVVTKAGQGTTFEIAVPVSRSSIEVLLVESAGQRACLPLDSVCRALAVREQEISPAGSSESIAYEGQTIQFVTLTAALGAAGPGDHRERKTAVVVRSGAELVAVGIERLLGTETVLMRRLPAIAAAAEEVAGAYLDAEGNPILVLEPAHLANVAGRRSARETAAAERQAPILIVDDSLTTRMVEQNILESAGHRVDTATSGEEALAKARDCHYALFVVDIEMPGMDGFQLLSRFREDPELREVPSVLVSSRRSADDKRRGAEAGARAYIVKSEFEQTRFLDLVGQLVG, from the coding sequence ATGGCGCGGGATATTTACAAGTACTTCCGGGTGGAGGCGCGCGAGCTGCTCGAGGAGCTCACGCGGATTGCCCTGGAGGCGGAAAAAGGCACGGTGGCGCCGGCCCTCATGACCCGCCTTTTGCGCGCCGCACATACGCTGAAGGGGGCGGCACAGGTGGTGCACCAGGGCGAGATCGCCGAGGCGGCGCACGCCATCGAAGGCGTGTTTTCTCCCTATCGCGAAAGCGGGGGTCCGGTGTCGAAGGAGCAAGCTCGCGAAGCCGTTCGGCTGCTCGACGGCATCGGAGCGCGGCTGGAAGAGCTGGGCTCCCCTCCCGCACAACACGCCAGACCAGCCGGCCCCTGCAATTCCGCGAGCGAGGTCCCGGACAGCGTACGCGTGGACGTGGAAGAGGTGGAAGCGCTTCTGGCAAGCCTGACAGAAGTTGGGACCGAAATGCGCAAAATCCGACCTGCCGCGGCGCTGTCCAACCGGGCGCGCGAGCTGGCGATGTCTCTGGCGCATGAGGCGTCACCGACGGCGCACGCGTTTGTTTCCCGAACGCATGCGCTCGGCGAAGAGGTGGCGGAGGCCTGCACGCGGCTGGAGCGCGAGGTCACCAGCGCGCTGGAGAAGACAGAACGGGAATTGGCGCAGGCGCAGGCGCGGGCGAACCGGCTTCGGCTGCTGCCGGTGTCAACCATTGTTCCGGCGCTGGCACGGACGGCACGCGACGCGGCCCAGGCGGTCGGCAAGGCGGTGGACTTCCGCGCCAGCGGTGAGGAACTCCGCCTGGACGCGGATGTGCTCGCGGTGGTGCAGCACGGGCTGCTGCAACTGGTGCGCAATGCGGTCGCCCACGGGATCGAATCGCCGGAGGCTCGTACCAGGGCGGGAAAAGCGCCGCGGGGAGTCGTGGAGCTGCGGGCGGAGCGCAAGGCGGGCCGGATGGTGTTCGCCTGTCGCGACGACGGGGGAGGCATCGACCTTGCAGCCATCCGAAGCGTCGCGGTACGCAAGGGAGTAGTCACCGCCGGCGAGGCGGAGAGCGTCAACGTAACCCAGGCGGTTGACCTGCTCCTCAAGGGCGGTTTCAGCACCTCGGGGCAGGTGACCGGCATCGCCGGCCGCGGCATCGGGCTGGATATCCTGCGCGACGCCGCCGTTCGCCTGAAGGGGGAAGTCAGCGTCGTAACCAAGGCTGGCCAGGGGACCACGTTCGAGATTGCGGTTCCGGTTTCGCGCAGCTCGATTGAAGTCTTGCTGGTGGAATCGGCGGGACAGCGGGCGTGCCTGCCGCTGGATAGCGTGTGCCGTGCGCTCGCGGTTCGCGAACAAGAAATCTCGCCAGCGGGCAGCAGCGAGTCCATTGCCTACGAAGGCCAAACGATCCAATTCGTGACGCTCACGGCGGCGCTGGGAGCCGCGGGTCCGGGTGATCACCGGGAGAGGAAGACCGCGGTGGTGGTGCGGAGCGGAGCGGAGCTCGTAGCGGTAGGGATCGAGAGACTGCTGGGCACGGAAACTGTCCTGATGCGGCGTCTGCCCGCGATCGCGGCCGCCGCGGAGGAGGTGGCGGGGGCGTACCTGGATGCGGAAGGCAATCCGATCCTGGTGCTGGAACCGGCGCACCTGGCCAACGTGGCCGGGCGGAGAAGCGCAAGGGAAACGGCAGCGGCGGAGCGACAGGCTCCGATCCTGATCGTGGATGATTCGCTGACCACGCGCATGGTCGAGCAGAACATCCTGGAGTCGGCAGGCCACCGCGTCGACACCGCCACCTCGGGCGAGGAAGCCCTGGCTAAGGCGCGCGACTGCCATTACGCCTTGTTCGTGGTGGACATCGAAATGCCGGGCATGGACGGCTTCCAGTTGTTGTCGCGATTCCGCGAGGATCCGGAACTGCGCGAGGTTCCCTCGGTGCTGGTGAGCTCGCGCAGATCGGCGGACGACAAGCGCCGGGGAGCGGAAGCGGGCGCGCGCGCCTACATCGTGAAAAGCGAATTCGAGCAGACCAGGTTCCTCGATCTGGTCGGTCAGTTGGTGGGGTGA